AATGATAGCGACGAAGGGTTTTGCCGCATCATTTACAACTTTCTCCTGAAGATATACCAGTTCTTTTTCCATCAGAAATCCTGCAACTGCCGGAAGATATTGTGCGATAGTCTCTGTTGAGGCATGAGCTCTGTGAGCAGTTCCGAATGCATCATTTACATAAATGTCAGCGTAGGACGCCAGCTCCTTTGCCATTTTTTCTCGTTCAGATGCTTCCTTACTGGTTTCTTCCTTGTAGAAACGGGTATTTTCCAGCATGAGAACTTCGCCATCCTTGAGTGAATCTGCTTTGGCTTTGGTTTCTTCTCCTAAACAGCTAGACGCAAACTGAACAGGTTTTCCCAACAATTTTGAAAAATAATCTGCTACAGGAGCTAATTTGTGTTTGCCAGCTAAATATGCCTCCTCATCAAAGGTCTTGCCCTCGGCTGCAGCTTTGTCACGGGCTTTCTGGCTATCTTTTTTTGGATCGCCGAGATGACTCATTAGGATAAGCCCGGTTACATTTCGGTCCAAAATATACTTGATTGTGGGCAGAGCCGCCTTGATTCGGGTATCGTCTTGAACAATACCATCTTTCATGGGTACGTTAAAGTCGACTCGCATAATAATTTTTTTACCCGTCAAGCTAATATCCTTGACTGTTTTTTTCGATATACTCATGTATAACCTCCTTAATTATTTATTAGTTTGCTCAAAAAACACAAACCGCTTTCGAGGCCTATGTTTCAAAATGTAAGCTATATGAATAGTATCAATAATTTTCCATATGGTCAAATATAGAAGGCTGTGTTTTATGTAGCTCTATAAATTTTGGGACGTAAAAAAAGAACTGGTTATAAATTTTTATAAGCAGAATTAGTTTTATATGTGGGTTTAATAGATAAAAATATTTTAATGTAAAGTGAACTTGACATACCAATAGAATTGTATTATATTAATAGTGTAAAGCTAACTTTACATACCTAAAGTAGAAAGGAGCATATATGATTGAAAAACAAAATAAAGGATTTAAGGGAGCAATGTGGTTTTACTCAGCAATATCTTGCAGACAAAGTAAATGTGTCAAGGCAAACAATTATATCTTTGGAAAATGGAAAATATAATCCATCCATTTTTCTAGCATATAAAATTGCAAAAGTT
This region of Clostridium sp. BNL1100 genomic DNA includes:
- a CDS encoding helix-turn-helix transcriptional regulator — its product is MKNKIKDLREQCGFTQQYLADKVNVSRQTIISLENGKYNPSIFLAYKIAKVFKLTIEDIFVFEEELL
- a CDS encoding phosphoglycerate kinase, with amino-acid sequence MSISKKTVKDISLTGKKIIMRVDFNVPMKDGIVQDDTRIKAALPTIKYILDRNVTGLILMSHLGDPKKDSQKARDKAAAEGKTFDEEAYLAGKHKLAPVADYFSKLLGKPVQFASSCLGEETKAKADSLKDGEVLMLENTRFYKEETSKEASEREKMAKELASYADIYVNDAFGTAHRAHASTETIAQYLPAVAGFLMEKELVYLQEKVVNDAAKPFVAIIGGAKVSSKLAVLESLLNKADALIIGGSMAYTFLKAKGIATGASLVEDDMLDTAKIIIAKAESKGSGIYLPIDHVVAKKMSSDATTEITSDVSISGDWKGFDIGPKSIELFNKVLSTAKTVFWNGPVGVFEMPNFAKGTFALAQTIAGLNDACTVIGGGDSVSAVNKAGLANKMSHISTGGGASLELVEGKTLPGVAALQNK